In the Theobroma cacao cultivar B97-61/B2 chromosome 1, Criollo_cocoa_genome_V2, whole genome shotgun sequence genome, one interval contains:
- the LOC108661398 gene encoding uncharacterized protein LOC108661398, translating to MILNLLMRIDGKLTGQFSKIQKIKDKLKELESVIKEKGKSTTNPTTEDTSAIVTLTPVEQAAESPAFQLEGTEILGSFDDISPPHDEPQPEQPSPPNFEEVSIMDIFHRMVKEEQAEKEVAKAKAQKPTSVKAFPESMQTIRQTDQSGKDKGKATAPTQKKPKPPGKGRKTMATKTKFLKRRKFSKIAEKAKPSTISSTQDPLQILDQYSTEASPKSPSPQPSLEPLNVYFGTNKSTSFASSEID from the exons ATGATTCTGAATCTGCTAATGAGAATAGATGGAAAACTCACTGGCCAATTTTCAaagattcaaaaaattaaagataagtTGAAAGAGCTGGAAAGTGtgataaaggaaaaaggaaaatctacTACTAATCCTACAACTGAAGACACTTCTGCAATAGTAACTCTAACACCAGTAGAACAAGCTGCTGAAAGTCCTGCCTTCCAACTTGAAG GCACTGAAATACTTGGATCCTTTGATGACatctctccaccacatgatgaACCACAACCAGAACAACCATCTCCACCTAACTTTGAGGAAGTTTCAATCATGGATATTTTCCATCGAATGGTCAAAGAAGAACAAGCAGAAAAAGAAGTAGCAAAGGCTAAAGCTCAAAAGCCAACATCTGTCAAAGCATTCCCTGAGTCAATGCAGACTATAAGGCAAACTGATCAATCTGGTAAAGATAAAGGAAAAGCTACAGCACCAACACAAAAGAAACCTAAACCTCCTGGTAAAGGAAGGAAGACCATggcaacaaaaacaaaattcctCAAGAGAAGAAAGTTTTCCAAGATAGCTGAAAAAGCTAAACCTTCAACCATCTCTTCTACTCAAGATCCACTCCAAATTTTGGACCAATATTCCACTGAAGCCTCACCCAAAAGTCCATCACCTCAACCCTCTCTTGAACCCCTTAATGTCTATTTTGGCACTAATAAGTCTACCTCTTTTGCTTCTTCAGAAATCGATTGA